The sequence below is a genomic window from Anaerolineae bacterium.
TCAGACGTGCTGGAGATACTGCACCTAGATCGAGTCGCTGAGCAGGCGGAGATGCGCGCGATGGTGCCTTCCGACCCGATCGAAAGCAAGCTATTGGCCCATCTCAGCGCCGAGCCTACCCATATAGATGAGCTGGCCCAGGCAGTAGCCTTACCCATTGCCAGCGTCTCCAGTACGCTGGCCTTAATGGAGCTTAAAGGGCTAGTGCGGCAGGTGGGTGGGATGAACTATGTGCTGGCGCGAGAGGCAAGGGTCGAATATCGGATCGAATAGCAGGTGAGGTGGAAATTGTATTTCGTGATCCTGGCCGGCGGCGTCGGCTCTCGCCTGTGGCCTCGCAGCCGCCGGCAGATGCCCAAGCAGTTCCTCAACATCACGTCACCCGAGCGCACGATGCTGCAGGAGACGTATGAGCGAGTGGCCGATCTGGCCCCCGCGGAGCATTTCGTCGTCGTGACCTCGGAGGGCTATTCGCCTACGGTGCGCGCCCAGTTGCCACAGATCCCTGCTGGCAACGTGTTGGGCGAACCCGCCGGGCGGGGGTCTGCCCCTGCCGTTGGCATCGGGACGCTCTTCGTGTTGCGGCAAGCCCCGGATGCCATTATGGCCTGTCTGGCCGCAGATCACTTCATCACGCGCGTGGACGAGTTCCGCCGCGTCCTGCGAGTGGCGGAGGAGGTCGCCCGCAATGGGTATCTGGTCACGCTTGGAATCCAGCCCTCATACCCTGAAGTCGGCTACGGGTATATCGAGGGGGGCAACTTGCTGATGGAGGTAGACGGCACCCCGGTGCTCCAAGCAGCCCGCTTCATTGAGAAACCCCAGCGCGAGGATGCGGCGCGATTCGTAGCCAGAGGTAACTTTTACTGGAACGCCGGCATGTTCATTTGGCAGGCCTCGACGATCCTGGACGCCTTCGCTCGCTATATGCCGGACCTGTATCAGCGTCTGTTGGAGATTCAAGCGTTCTGGGATGAGACGGGTCAGGTGGGCACCATCCCTGAGGAACTGTGGCTATCTCTGCCGTCGCAGACGATTGATTACGGTATCATGGAAAAGGCAGAGAATGTCGCCGTGGTGCCGGCCGATCTGGGGTGGAGCGATGTGGGCAGTTGGGCCACGCTACTCGAGCTGTTGCCAGCCTCTGACGGGGCAGAAAACGTGGTGGTA
It includes:
- a CDS encoding sugar phosphate nucleotidyltransferase, which produces MILAGGVGSRLWPRSRRQMPKQFLNITSPERTMLQETYERVADLAPAEHFVVVTSEGYSPTVRAQLPQIPAGNVLGEPAGRGSAPAVGIGTLFVLRQAPDAIMACLAADHFITRVDEFRRVLRVAEEVARNGYLVTLGIQPSYPEVGYGYIEGGNLLMEVDGTPVLQAARFIEKPQREDAARFVARGNFYWNAGMFIWQASTILDAFARYMPDLYQRLLEIQAFWDETGQVGTIPEELWLSLPSQTIDYGIMEKAENVAVVPADLGWSDVGSWATLLELLPASDGAENVVVGQHVGIETRGSLIYSPYRLIATVGLKDVVIVDTGDAILVCPKDRAQDVKRIVEHLERQGRYEVL